One window from the genome of Cucumis melo cultivar AY chromosome 10, USDA_Cmelo_AY_1.0, whole genome shotgun sequence encodes:
- the LOC103496703 gene encoding origin of replication complex subunit 4 isoform X1 has translation MAAEDLSEARAALSLLRSRLCNSSFYSKPPSNSSDSNYSKLKFIISSSVTEACNNSILLLGPRGSGKMAVLELVLQDLLLEYPDMITVIRLSGLLHCDDNGAFKEIARQLCSEYQLLFSKMASFDDNSKFMIAMLRECGLAHKTIVFVLDEFDLFAQGKQRLLYSLLDAMQSVSSQAIVIGISCRLDADQLLEKRVRSRFSHRKLLFLPLCKEDVERLLEDILSLPIDSDLPHDYIIKFNAKLHNMLANERFKKIINTYLDSDSTVKQFVRYLFCAISKMDLKSGLLTVENFEHALSDIQRQPKQEYIKADCSILELYILVCMKRLEVKEQNSYNFNSVMKEYKSIHDSFRTSDYYSRSVCLRAFEHLLQRELICFADNRGHTQSIEFRPAKLLITSHELHHGLKAYRSCPVILQKLMN, from the exons ATGGCAGCTGAAGATCTTTCAGAAGCAAGAGCAGCCCTCAGCCTCCTCCGCAGTAGACTCTGCAACTCTAGTTTCTATTCCAAACCTCCATCGAATTCTTCTGATAGCAATTACAG TAAATTGAAGTTCATAATATCCAGTTCGGTGACTGAAGCGTGTAATAATTCAATCCTGCTTCTCGGCCCCCGGGGTTCGGGGAAAATGGCG GTGCTGGAACTTGTTCTACAAGATCTATTACTAGAATATCCGGATATGATTACCGTG ATAAGGTTGAGTGGTCTTCTGCATTGTGACGATAATGGTGCCTTCAAG GAGATTGCTAGGCAGCTTTGCTCAGAGTATCAATTATTATTCTCAAAAATG GCATCATTCGATGACAATTCCAAGTTTATGATAGCTATGCTACG GGAGTGTGGCTTGGCACATAAGACAATTGTTTTTGTACTCGATGAATTTGATCTTTTTGCACAA GGAAAACAACGGTTACTTTATAGTTTGTTAGATGCCATGCAATCAGTATCATCACAAGCTATTGTTATTGGCATCAGTTGTCGATTG GATGCTGATCAGCTACTCGAGAAAAGAGTAAGATCTCGGTTCTCCCATAGAAAGCTGTTATTTCTTCCTCTCTGCAAGGAAGATGTTGAGAG ATTGCTGGAGGACATTTTATCATTGCCAATAGACTCAGACCTTCCTCACGACTACATTATCAAATTTAATGCAAAGCTTCAT AACATGTTAGCAAATGAGAGATTTAAAAAGATCATTAACACTTATTTGGACTCTGATTCGACCGTCAAACAATTTGTGAGATATCT GTTTTGTGCCATATCAAAGATGGACTTGAAATCTGGGTTGCTGACCGTTGAGAATTTTGAACATGCTCTTTCCGATATTCAAAGGCAGCCAAAGCAGGAATATATAAAAG CAGATTGTTCCATATTGGAGCTCTATATTCTGGTATGTATGAAAAGGTTGGAAGTTAAGGAGCAGAATTCGTATAACTTCAATTCTGTAATGAAAG AGTACAAGAGTATACATGATTCATTCCGGACATCTGATTATTATTCACGAAGTGTATGCTTACGG GCTTTTGAGCACCTTCTACAGCGTGAATTAATCTGTTTCGCTGACAACCGTGGACATACTCAATCAATTGAATTTCGACCAGCCAAGCTGTTAATAACATCTCATGAACTACATCATGGACTAAAGGCATACCGTTCATGTCCT GTCATCCTTCAGAAATTAATGAATTGA
- the LOC103496703 gene encoding origin of replication complex subunit 4 isoform X2: protein MAAEDLSEARAALSLLRSRLCNSSFYSKPPSNSSDSNYSKLKFIISSSVTEACNNSILLLGPRGSGKMAVLELVLQDLLLEYPDMITVIRLSGLLHCDDNGAFKEIARQLCSEYQLLFSKMASFDDNSKFMIAMLRECGLAHKTIVFVLDEFDLFAQGKQRLLYSLLDAMQSVSSQAIVIGISCRLDADQLLEKRVRSRFSHRKLLFLPLCKEDVERLLEDILSLPIDSDLPHDYIIKFNAKLHNMLANERFKKIINTYLDSDSTVKQFVRYLFCAISKMDLKSGLLTVENFEHALSDIQRQPKQEYIKDCSILELYILVCMKRLEVKEQNSYNFNSVMKEYKSIHDSFRTSDYYSRSVCLRAFEHLLQRELICFADNRGHTQSIEFRPAKLLITSHELHHGLKAYRSCPVILQKLMN from the exons ATGGCAGCTGAAGATCTTTCAGAAGCAAGAGCAGCCCTCAGCCTCCTCCGCAGTAGACTCTGCAACTCTAGTTTCTATTCCAAACCTCCATCGAATTCTTCTGATAGCAATTACAG TAAATTGAAGTTCATAATATCCAGTTCGGTGACTGAAGCGTGTAATAATTCAATCCTGCTTCTCGGCCCCCGGGGTTCGGGGAAAATGGCG GTGCTGGAACTTGTTCTACAAGATCTATTACTAGAATATCCGGATATGATTACCGTG ATAAGGTTGAGTGGTCTTCTGCATTGTGACGATAATGGTGCCTTCAAG GAGATTGCTAGGCAGCTTTGCTCAGAGTATCAATTATTATTCTCAAAAATG GCATCATTCGATGACAATTCCAAGTTTATGATAGCTATGCTACG GGAGTGTGGCTTGGCACATAAGACAATTGTTTTTGTACTCGATGAATTTGATCTTTTTGCACAA GGAAAACAACGGTTACTTTATAGTTTGTTAGATGCCATGCAATCAGTATCATCACAAGCTATTGTTATTGGCATCAGTTGTCGATTG GATGCTGATCAGCTACTCGAGAAAAGAGTAAGATCTCGGTTCTCCCATAGAAAGCTGTTATTTCTTCCTCTCTGCAAGGAAGATGTTGAGAG ATTGCTGGAGGACATTTTATCATTGCCAATAGACTCAGACCTTCCTCACGACTACATTATCAAATTTAATGCAAAGCTTCAT AACATGTTAGCAAATGAGAGATTTAAAAAGATCATTAACACTTATTTGGACTCTGATTCGACCGTCAAACAATTTGTGAGATATCT GTTTTGTGCCATATCAAAGATGGACTTGAAATCTGGGTTGCTGACCGTTGAGAATTTTGAACATGCTCTTTCCGATATTCAAAGGCAGCCAAAGCAGGAATATATAAAAG ATTGTTCCATATTGGAGCTCTATATTCTGGTATGTATGAAAAGGTTGGAAGTTAAGGAGCAGAATTCGTATAACTTCAATTCTGTAATGAAAG AGTACAAGAGTATACATGATTCATTCCGGACATCTGATTATTATTCACGAAGTGTATGCTTACGG GCTTTTGAGCACCTTCTACAGCGTGAATTAATCTGTTTCGCTGACAACCGTGGACATACTCAATCAATTGAATTTCGACCAGCCAAGCTGTTAATAACATCTCATGAACTACATCATGGACTAAAGGCATACCGTTCATGTCCT GTCATCCTTCAGAAATTAATGAATTGA
- the LOC103496703 gene encoding origin of replication complex subunit 4 isoform X3, protein MAAEDLSEARAALSLLRSRLCNSSFYSKPPSNSSDSNYSSVTEACNNSILLLGPRGSGKMAVLELVLQDLLLEYPDMITVIRLSGLLHCDDNGAFKEIARQLCSEYQLLFSKMASFDDNSKFMIAMLRECGLAHKTIVFVLDEFDLFAQGKQRLLYSLLDAMQSVSSQAIVIGISCRLDADQLLEKRVRSRFSHRKLLFLPLCKEDVERLLEDILSLPIDSDLPHDYIIKFNAKLHNMLANERFKKIINTYLDSDSTVKQFVRYLFCAISKMDLKSGLLTVENFEHALSDIQRQPKQEYIKADCSILELYILVCMKRLEVKEQNSYNFNSVMKEYKSIHDSFRTSDYYSRSVCLRAFEHLLQRELICFADNRGHTQSIEFRPAKLLITSHELHHGLKAYRSCPVILQKLMN, encoded by the exons ATGGCAGCTGAAGATCTTTCAGAAGCAAGAGCAGCCCTCAGCCTCCTCCGCAGTAGACTCTGCAACTCTAGTTTCTATTCCAAACCTCCATCGAATTCTTCTGATAGCAATTACAG TTCGGTGACTGAAGCGTGTAATAATTCAATCCTGCTTCTCGGCCCCCGGGGTTCGGGGAAAATGGCG GTGCTGGAACTTGTTCTACAAGATCTATTACTAGAATATCCGGATATGATTACCGTG ATAAGGTTGAGTGGTCTTCTGCATTGTGACGATAATGGTGCCTTCAAG GAGATTGCTAGGCAGCTTTGCTCAGAGTATCAATTATTATTCTCAAAAATG GCATCATTCGATGACAATTCCAAGTTTATGATAGCTATGCTACG GGAGTGTGGCTTGGCACATAAGACAATTGTTTTTGTACTCGATGAATTTGATCTTTTTGCACAA GGAAAACAACGGTTACTTTATAGTTTGTTAGATGCCATGCAATCAGTATCATCACAAGCTATTGTTATTGGCATCAGTTGTCGATTG GATGCTGATCAGCTACTCGAGAAAAGAGTAAGATCTCGGTTCTCCCATAGAAAGCTGTTATTTCTTCCTCTCTGCAAGGAAGATGTTGAGAG ATTGCTGGAGGACATTTTATCATTGCCAATAGACTCAGACCTTCCTCACGACTACATTATCAAATTTAATGCAAAGCTTCAT AACATGTTAGCAAATGAGAGATTTAAAAAGATCATTAACACTTATTTGGACTCTGATTCGACCGTCAAACAATTTGTGAGATATCT GTTTTGTGCCATATCAAAGATGGACTTGAAATCTGGGTTGCTGACCGTTGAGAATTTTGAACATGCTCTTTCCGATATTCAAAGGCAGCCAAAGCAGGAATATATAAAAG CAGATTGTTCCATATTGGAGCTCTATATTCTGGTATGTATGAAAAGGTTGGAAGTTAAGGAGCAGAATTCGTATAACTTCAATTCTGTAATGAAAG AGTACAAGAGTATACATGATTCATTCCGGACATCTGATTATTATTCACGAAGTGTATGCTTACGG GCTTTTGAGCACCTTCTACAGCGTGAATTAATCTGTTTCGCTGACAACCGTGGACATACTCAATCAATTGAATTTCGACCAGCCAAGCTGTTAATAACATCTCATGAACTACATCATGGACTAAAGGCATACCGTTCATGTCCT GTCATCCTTCAGAAATTAATGAATTGA